Proteins encoded within one genomic window of Polaribacter sp. NJDZ03:
- a CDS encoding D-arabinono-1,4-lactone oxidase gives MKQNKNGVWISWNENLTHNYKSLYKITSEKELQEVIANSEKVRFFGSKQSSADIASGVDTLIDITTYNKILSFNDSEHTVTLQPGVILGDLLEAIEAKGWCIPCLPDINTVTVGGALATGTHGTSGNLLCEYMTKCSLVLADGSIKVITDKDKLIDAVRVSLGVLGVFSEITFKCEPIYTLHVKEGPEDDSVWLPKIKERLKEHDFLRILWLPHTDKGYVITGDKIDPNTEITEDLGPKYLKHRRTASKVLYKYSHVFPWITAIANKLLYRGFFSSTKEHKGSLYQATVTKSRGSTLELAEWTIGLDVFPTVFEELKTEINKWSNKSFIHIPMDVRFVYKDKTWLSYAYGKDTVTMGCVSRNAATADTYEAFRSIEKIFLKYGGKPHWAKRFAAKDAELSKVYTKWEDFKFLRRELDPTNKFLNPFLSEIFNEKTNN, from the coding sequence ATGAAACAAAATAAAAACGGTGTTTGGATAAGTTGGAACGAAAATCTAACTCATAACTATAAATCACTTTACAAAATTACTTCTGAGAAAGAATTACAAGAAGTAATTGCTAATTCTGAAAAAGTACGTTTTTTTGGAAGCAAACAATCTTCTGCAGATATTGCTTCTGGAGTAGACACTTTAATTGATATTACTACCTATAATAAAATTTTATCTTTTAATGATTCTGAGCATACAGTAACTCTACAACCTGGTGTAATTTTAGGAGATTTACTAGAAGCTATAGAAGCAAAAGGTTGGTGTATTCCTTGTTTACCAGACATAAACACGGTTACTGTTGGTGGTGCCCTAGCAACAGGAACACATGGTACAAGTGGTAACCTTCTTTGTGAATACATGACTAAATGTAGCCTTGTTTTAGCTGATGGATCTATTAAAGTTATAACAGATAAAGATAAATTAATTGATGCTGTAAGAGTTTCTTTGGGAGTTCTTGGTGTATTCTCTGAAATTACTTTTAAATGTGAACCTATCTATACTTTACACGTAAAAGAAGGCCCTGAAGATGATAGTGTTTGGTTGCCTAAAATTAAAGAGCGTTTAAAAGAACATGATTTTCTAAGAATTTTATGGCTTCCTCATACAGACAAAGGCTATGTTATTACTGGTGATAAAATAGACCCAAATACAGAAATAACTGAAGATTTAGGTCCTAAATATTTAAAACATAGAAGAACTGCCTCTAAGGTATTATACAAATACTCGCATGTTTTTCCTTGGATTACAGCTATTGCGAACAAACTTTTATACAGAGGTTTTTTTAGTTCTACAAAAGAGCACAAAGGCTCATTATACCAAGCAACCGTTACAAAATCTAGAGGTTCTACGTTAGAATTAGCAGAATGGACCATAGGTTTAGATGTTTTTCCTACCGTTTTTGAAGAACTAAAAACAGAAATAAACAAGTGGAGTAACAAATCGTTTATTCACATTCCTATGGATGTTCGTTTTGTTTATAAAGACAAAACTTGGTTAAGTTACGCTTATGGTAAAGATACCGTTACAATGGGGTGTGTTTCTAGAAACGCAGCTACTGCAGATACTTATGAAGCTTTTAGAAGTATTGAAAAAATATTTTTAAAATATGGAGGAAAACCTCATTGGGCAAAACGTTTTGCTGCCAAAGATGCAGAACTGTCTAAAGTATATACTAAATGGGAAGATTTTAAATTTTTAAGAAGAGAATTAGACCCAACTAATAAGTTTTTAAACCCGTTTTTATCTGAAATATTTAACGAAAAAACAAACAACTAA
- a CDS encoding deoxynucleoside kinase — translation MHVAIAGNIGAGKTTLTKLLAKHYKWKPHFESVDENPYLDDFYTQMERWSFNLQVYFLNSRFRQILELRESGENIIQDRTIYEDAHIFAPNLHAMGLMTNRDYSNYSSLFELMENLVTPPDLLIYLRADISTLVGQIHKRGRDYENSISIDYLSRLNERYEAWISTYTKGKLLIIDVDNLDFVDNQEDLGYIIDRIDAQINGLF, via the coding sequence ATGCACGTTGCAATTGCAGGAAATATTGGCGCAGGTAAAACCACGCTAACCAAATTATTAGCCAAACATTACAAATGGAAACCTCATTTTGAGTCTGTTGATGAAAATCCGTATTTAGACGATTTTTATACACAAATGGAACGTTGGTCTTTTAATTTACAAGTTTATTTTTTAAATAGTCGTTTTCGTCAGATTTTAGAATTAAGAGAGTCTGGTGAAAATATTATTCAGGATAGAACTATTTATGAAGATGCGCATATTTTTGCTCCTAATTTACACGCTATGGGTTTAATGACTAATAGAGATTATAGTAATTATAGCTCTTTATTTGAATTAATGGAAAACCTTGTAACTCCACCAGATTTATTAATTTACTTACGTGCAGACATTTCTACCTTAGTTGGACAAATACATAAACGTGGCAGAGATTATGAGAATTCTATTAGTATCGATTATTTAAGTAGATTAAACGAACGTTATGAAGCTTGGATATCTACTTATACAAAGGGAAAATTATTAATAATTGATGTAGATAATTTAGATTTTGTAGACAATCAAGAAGATTTGGGATATATTATAGATAGAATAGACGCTCAAATAAACGGGCTTTTTTAG
- a CDS encoding TonB-dependent receptor, translating into MKKIIFLAIFMVTVVAHAQVKLTGIVKDSIGEPLEMANVLAIDKVTNKMSSYGFTDEKGFYKLNVAKNATILLKISYVGMLSADYTLETKSDDIVTNVMLAFDNALDGINIVSKMPVTVKGDTIVYNADSFQNGTERKLEDVLKKLPGVEINDNGEIEVEGKTVEKIMIDGKDFFDGDTKLATKNIPSNALDKIEVLRNYADVSQLSGVQNNQDRVAINIKLKEGKKNFWFGDITAGAGNAPDETLYLLQPKLFYYSPKYTINVIGDVNNMGEVVLDRGDIRSFSGGFRSQSPSNGTNLSLASAGIGFLTANARNANRIETKLTAMNFSYSPTTKLDLSGFLIFSSNSNGQQNNVDTDYIDAETPDEYTESKTDQTSNTGLIKLSAGYKQNARKQFNYDLIGRFTNEFRKDDVVSNVLGNITEDEKATPYTINQNFSYFYTANEKNIFALEAKHLLQDEDPFYVASLDKDNYVDEAETLGFTEPRATNEYYTLEQDRRVKSNQLDVKLDYYNILNDKSNLNFVVGTIQSKQTFDSKFFQILDDGSESTPTGTIPEDDDARSFTNDTEYGFSDIYAGLRYRLKAGIFTFTPGFTLHAYDVQNTQYGTEIFEDQFQKFFPELSIIAQFKQSESLQFSYKQEVNFTDVNQLAKGIVANSYSSFYYGNHELTNAHLHNVNLNYSSFNLFNYTNVFARLNYKKTIDQINSNTIFEPGSVVSTSTSLNSPFDNESFTGSARVGKTFNKIKTSLGANYGYSKTFQSLNDEFNTNKLFSQSYSASVSTNFNKAPNVSLGYRLSLSDQDNSSRNAIVKGVTNAPSISFDAYVWKSLTIRSDFSYNEVKQDGVVANTFQSLDATFAYRKDKDAKWEYELVGSNLLASGSRASVNTSNIAFTINETFILPRFISLRVKYQL; encoded by the coding sequence ATGAAAAAAATAATATTCTTAGCCATTTTTATGGTTACAGTTGTTGCGCATGCCCAAGTAAAATTAACAGGTATTGTTAAAGATAGTATTGGTGAACCTCTAGAAATGGCAAATGTATTAGCTATAGATAAGGTTACAAATAAAATGTCATCTTACGGTTTTACAGATGAAAAAGGTTTTTATAAATTAAATGTAGCAAAAAATGCTACTATCTTATTAAAAATAAGTTATGTAGGTATGCTGTCTGCAGATTATACATTAGAAACTAAGTCAGATGATATTGTTACAAATGTAATGTTAGCTTTTGACAATGCATTAGACGGTATAAATATTGTTTCTAAAATGCCGGTTACTGTAAAAGGAGATACAATTGTGTACAATGCAGATTCTTTTCAAAATGGTACCGAAAGAAAACTAGAAGATGTTTTAAAGAAATTACCAGGTGTAGAAATTAATGATAATGGAGAAATTGAGGTAGAAGGCAAAACTGTAGAAAAAATAATGATCGATGGTAAAGATTTCTTTGATGGTGATACAAAATTGGCTACCAAAAATATTCCTTCTAACGCATTAGATAAAATTGAAGTTTTAAGAAATTATGCAGATGTTAGTCAGCTTAGTGGTGTACAAAACAATCAAGATAGAGTTGCCATAAATATTAAGTTAAAAGAAGGAAAAAAGAATTTCTGGTTTGGTGATATAACTGCTGGAGCAGGAAATGCGCCAGATGAAACCTTATATTTATTACAACCAAAATTATTTTATTACTCTCCAAAATACACGATTAACGTTATTGGTGATGTAAATAATATGGGAGAAGTTGTTTTAGATAGGGGAGATATTAGAAGTTTTAGTGGTGGTTTTAGGAGCCAAAGTCCGTCTAACGGAACCAACTTAAGTTTGGCAAGTGCTGGTATTGGTTTTTTAACTGCAAATGCTAGAAACGCAAACAGAATAGAGACCAAGTTAACGGCTATGAATTTTAGTTATTCACCAACAACAAAACTAGATTTAAGCGGATTTTTAATATTCTCTAGTAATAGCAACGGACAACAAAATAATGTAGATACAGATTATATAGATGCTGAGACACCAGATGAATATACCGAGAGCAAAACAGATCAAACAAGTAATACAGGACTAATTAAATTGAGTGCTGGATATAAGCAAAATGCAAGAAAGCAATTTAATTATGATTTAATTGGTCGTTTTACAAACGAATTTAGAAAAGATGATGTTGTGTCTAATGTTTTAGGAAATATTACTGAAGATGAAAAAGCAACACCTTATACGATCAATCAAAATTTTAGTTATTTCTATACGGCAAATGAAAAAAATATCTTTGCATTAGAAGCAAAACATTTATTACAAGATGAAGATCCTTTTTACGTAGCGTCTTTAGACAAAGATAATTATGTTGATGAGGCAGAAACTTTAGGTTTTACAGAGCCAAGAGCAACCAACGAGTATTACACATTAGAACAAGACAGACGTGTAAAGTCGAATCAATTAGACGTAAAGTTAGATTACTATAATATTTTAAATGATAAGAGTAATTTAAACTTTGTAGTTGGTACCATACAAAGTAAGCAAACCTTCGATTCTAAGTTTTTTCAAATTTTAGATGATGGTAGCGAATCTACTCCAACAGGAACTATTCCTGAAGATGATGATGCGAGATCATTTACAAACGATACAGAATATGGTTTTTCTGATATTTATGCAGGATTAAGATATCGTTTAAAAGCAGGTATTTTTACTTTTACTCCTGGTTTTACTTTGCATGCGTATGATGTGCAAAATACACAATATGGAACAGAAATTTTTGAAGATCAATTTCAAAAATTCTTTCCAGAATTGTCTATAATCGCACAGTTTAAACAAAGTGAATCTTTACAGTTTTCTTACAAACAGGAAGTTAATTTTACAGATGTAAATCAGCTTGCAAAAGGTATTGTAGCAAATAGTTATAGTTCTTTTTATTATGGTAACCACGAGTTGACTAATGCACATTTACATAATGTGAATTTAAATTACTCTAGCTTTAACTTATTTAATTACACAAATGTATTTGCGAGACTTAATTACAAAAAAACGATAGATCAAATTAACTCAAATACAATTTTTGAACCAGGTTCTGTTGTTTCTACGAGTACTTCTTTAAATTCACCTTTCGATAATGAGAGTTTTACGGGTTCTGCAAGAGTTGGTAAAACGTTTAATAAGATCAAAACATCATTAGGAGCTAATTATGGTTATAGTAAAACATTTCAGTCTTTAAATGATGAGTTTAATACAAATAAATTATTTTCTCAAAGTTATTCTGCAAGTGTAAGTACCAATTTTAATAAGGCTCCAAATGTATCGTTAGGATATAGATTAAGTTTATCAGACCAAGATAACAGTTCTAGAAATGCTATTGTAAAAGGTGTTACTAATGCACCTTCTATTAGTTTTGACGCCTATGTTTGGAAATCGTTAACGATTCGTTCAGATTTTTCTTACAATGAAGTAAAACAAGACGGAGTAGTTGCAAATACTTTTCAAAGTTTAGATGCTACTTTTGCCTATAGAAAAGATAAAGATGCAAAATGGGAGTATGAGTTAGTAGGAAGCAATCTTTTAGCTTCTGGTTCTAGAGCATCTGTAAATACAAGTAATATAGCTTTTACAATAAATGAAACTTTTATTTTACCAAGGTTTATTAGTCTTAGAGTAAAATATCAACTGTAA
- a CDS encoding TonB-dependent receptor, whose translation MKNLFFKRNTFMLLFTFFSYVIVGQTIKGKVTDANGNSVPYINVVEKGTSNGTLTDDNGMYSIDVNTIPTVLIFSSMGYTTISQKITSSANLNITISESDVSLDEIVLTGNRSKPRTILDSPVPIDNVSVQELKATGQTSVDKMLTYTIPSYNASSQTVSDATAHFDPADLRGLGPSRTLVLVNGKRKNQSALVYVNDTPGKGEVGTDMKSIPTAAIERVEVLRDGASAQYGSDAIAGVVNIILKKNINYTEVNASTGYTSKLDGLNASADINHTFTFADKGFANVTFGLDYQEKTNRAGTPGADGLFGVDNQWTRDNPDLGMTIGMPEMKKADLFLNAEYPISEDTKLYLFGGFNVREGTSFSLYRTPYWPGVPTDAASNPLYDGVGDYQGFQPTFETGINDNLLTAGIQFKFLGFNADASATYGSNTVDYTIGNTINPSLGANSPTNFDAGGYGFNNILGNFDISKSIDAVSFGFGVEARKETFEVTAGEEASYIDGGAQSFPGLQPGNALKESRTNVGVYSTLDWDISEKFLIGGAIRYENFSDFGGNTSWKVNSRYKINDAAVLRASFGTGFRAPSLHQVYLSNVQTLVSNGTISNQGTFNNVDPIIKDLGIKSLFAETSKNLSVGGTLKVSRNFSVSLDYYRVAVDDRVLFSGEINATDDNGTVNADVQQILDDNSVTSIKFFINAVNTVTEGFDFVLRQKNIEAGAGKFGINLALNINKTTLEGIINTPDKLANYKEQIFSRKEQARITDSRPNTKVLFGVDYNIKKLNMALNNTYFGSVKWQHAVDPTKDQVFAGKVITDLSLRYAFTEKISANLIVNNLLNVYPDIIDTKGDVVTDLGGRFKYPWEVNQFGFTGTTFKAGISYKF comes from the coding sequence ATGAAAAATTTGTTTTTTAAAAGAAATACATTTATGCTGCTATTTACATTCTTTTCTTATGTAATTGTAGGGCAAACAATAAAAGGAAAGGTAACTGACGCTAACGGAAACAGTGTTCCTTACATAAACGTTGTTGAAAAAGGAACTTCTAACGGTACGCTAACAGATGATAATGGAATGTATTCTATAGACGTTAATACAATTCCAACAGTGCTTATTTTTTCATCAATGGGGTATACGACTATAAGTCAAAAAATAACTTCTAGCGCAAACTTAAATATTACAATTAGTGAAAGTGATGTAAGTTTAGATGAAATTGTTTTAACAGGTAATCGATCTAAACCAAGAACTATTTTAGATTCTCCTGTACCAATAGATAATGTTAGTGTTCAAGAACTAAAAGCAACTGGGCAAACTAGTGTTGATAAAATGTTAACGTATACAATACCATCTTACAATGCAAGCAGCCAAACAGTTTCTGATGCTACTGCTCATTTTGATCCAGCAGATTTACGTGGCTTAGGACCAAGTAGAACATTGGTTTTAGTAAACGGAAAAAGAAAAAATCAAAGTGCTTTGGTATATGTAAATGATACTCCGGGTAAAGGAGAAGTTGGTACAGATATGAAAAGTATACCTACAGCTGCTATTGAAAGAGTTGAGGTTTTAAGAGATGGAGCCTCTGCTCAATATGGTTCTGATGCAATTGCCGGAGTTGTAAATATTATTTTAAAGAAAAACATTAATTATACAGAAGTAAATGCAAGTACAGGTTATACTTCTAAGTTAGATGGACTTAATGCATCTGCAGATATAAACCATACTTTTACTTTTGCAGATAAAGGATTTGCCAACGTTACCTTTGGTTTAGATTATCAAGAAAAAACAAACAGAGCAGGTACCCCTGGTGCAGATGGTCTTTTTGGTGTTGATAACCAATGGACAAGAGACAACCCAGATTTAGGAATGACCATAGGTATGCCAGAAATGAAAAAGGCAGATTTATTTTTAAATGCTGAATATCCTATAAGTGAGGATACCAAACTATATTTATTTGGTGGTTTTAATGTTAGAGAAGGAACTAGTTTTTCACTTTACAGAACACCTTACTGGCCTGGTGTACCAACCGATGCAGCAAGCAATCCATTATATGATGGAGTTGGAGATTACCAAGGTTTTCAACCAACTTTTGAAACAGGCATTAATGATAATTTATTAACGGCAGGTATTCAATTTAAGTTTTTAGGTTTTAATGCAGACGCAAGTGCAACTTATGGTAGCAACACTGTAGATTATACTATTGGAAATACAATTAACCCAAGTTTAGGTGCTAATAGTCCAACTAATTTTGATGCTGGTGGTTATGGTTTTAATAATATTCTTGGAAACTTTGATATTAGTAAAAGTATTGATGCTGTAAGTTTTGGTTTTGGTGTTGAAGCAAGAAAAGAAACTTTTGAAGTTACTGCTGGTGAAGAAGCTTCTTATATTGATGGAGGGGCACAATCTTTTCCAGGTCTTCAGCCAGGAAATGCTTTAAAAGAATCTAGAACTAATGTTGGTGTGTATTCTACTTTAGATTGGGATATCTCAGAAAAATTCTTAATTGGTGGTGCTATTCGATATGAAAATTTCTCTGATTTTGGAGGAAACACTTCATGGAAAGTAAACTCTAGATACAAAATAAATGATGCAGCGGTTTTAAGAGCTTCTTTTGGAACCGGTTTTAGAGCTCCATCATTACATCAAGTTTATTTAAGTAACGTGCAAACTTTAGTTTCTAACGGAACTATTTCAAACCAAGGAACTTTTAATAATGTAGATCCAATTATTAAAGACTTAGGTATAAAAAGTTTATTTGCAGAAACATCAAAAAACCTTTCTGTTGGAGGTACACTTAAAGTTTCAAGAAACTTTTCTGTTTCCTTAGATTATTATAGAGTAGCTGTTGATGATAGAGTTTTGTTTTCTGGAGAAATAAATGCTACAGATGATAATGGTACTGTAAATGCAGATGTTCAACAAATATTAGATGATAATAGTGTTACAAGTATTAAGTTTTTTATAAACGCAGTAAATACGGTTACAGAAGGATTTGATTTTGTGTTAAGACAAAAAAATATTGAAGCAGGTGCTGGTAAATTTGGAATTAATCTAGCTTTAAACATAAACAAAACAACGTTAGAAGGTATTATTAATACTCCAGATAAATTAGCGAATTATAAGGAGCAAATTTTCAGTAGAAAAGAACAAGCACGTATTACAGATTCTAGACCAAACACTAAAGTTTTATTTGGTGTAGATTATAATATTAAAAAGTTAAATATGGCGTTAAATAACACATATTTTGGTTCTGTAAAATGGCAGCATGCTGTAGACCCTACTAAAGATCAGGTTTTTGCGGGTAAAGTTATTACAGATTTATCTTTAAGATATGCTTTTACAGAAAAGATATCTGCAAATCTTATTGTAAACAACTTACTTAACGTATACCCAGATATTATAGATACTAAAGGAGATGTGGTTACAGATTTAGGAGGGCGTTTTAAATATCCTTGGGAAGTAAATCAATTTGGTTTTACGGGGACTACTTTTAAAGCAGGTATCAGTTATAAATTCTAA
- a CDS encoding small-conductance mechanosensitive channel: protein MINKLLVLNSNIDFSFLQKLWNNFTDFLPQLLKGLLFLIIGWLLIKLLLYIIKKALGYTKLDSLPEKLHVDEIFGESSLKIQPTKIIITAIKWVLILLFIIVGAELLGLRMVSEQLSNLIGYLPKLISALVIFAVGIYIANLVKKTLFSMFKSLELTGGSLVGNIAFYLIAIVVTVTALNQAGVNTDLITSNLSIILGAILASFTIAFGLGSRDVIKRLLFGYYTRKNIQEGDKVKMNGVEGVVAIIDNICVVLITEKGKVIIPIKEIVDNQIEVFN, encoded by the coding sequence ATTACTAGTACTAAATTCTAATATCGATTTTAGTTTTCTACAAAAACTTTGGAACAATTTTACAGATTTTTTACCACAATTATTAAAAGGACTTCTTTTTCTAATAATAGGATGGCTTTTAATAAAGCTATTATTATATATTATTAAAAAAGCATTGGGTTATACCAAATTAGATAGCCTGCCAGAAAAACTACATGTAGATGAAATTTTTGGAGAATCATCTTTAAAAATTCAACCTACAAAAATAATTATAACTGCTATTAAATGGGTTTTAATTCTACTTTTTATAATAGTAGGTGCAGAGTTGTTAGGTTTAAGAATGGTTTCTGAACAATTAAGTAATTTAATTGGGTATTTACCAAAGTTAATTAGTGCACTTGTTATTTTTGCAGTTGGTATTTACATAGCTAACTTGGTAAAGAAAACTTTGTTTTCTATGTTTAAATCTTTAGAGCTAACTGGTGGTAGTTTAGTGGGTAATATTGCATTCTATTTAATAGCAATAGTAGTTACTGTTACAGCTTTAAACCAAGCAGGTGTTAATACAGATTTAATTACAAGCAACCTTTCTATAATTCTAGGAGCAATTTTAGCATCTTTTACCATTGCTTTTGGTTTAGGTTCTAGAGATGTAATAAAGAGATTATTATTTGGTTATTATACTAGAAAAAATATACAAGAAGGAGATAAAGTTAAGATGAATGGAGTAGAGGGTGTGGTTGCTATAATAGATAATATTTGTGTAGTATTAATTACCGAAAAAGGAAAAGTAATTATTCCAATAAAAGAAATAGTAGACAATCAAATAGAAGTATTTAATTAA
- a CDS encoding HAD family phosphatase — protein sequence MANPKGFLFDFDGVVVDSFESHGSAWASAFKELFNKEIAPFPKFHAGKSPMIIAEYFCSVIGEEKRTEELYSLKDKHLDIHFTAPKLLPGVREFTALLSKKNIPYGIASNATKQFLKNSVHHLNLNFTTVFGVQDYVKPKPAPEAYILLAETLGFKENDFKDIWVFEDSLTGTKAAKAAGMVAIGITTQYSEEELKEAGSILVFPTLLEAYEYLTK from the coding sequence ATGGCAAACCCTAAAGGATTTTTATTCGATTTTGATGGCGTAGTTGTAGATAGTTTCGAAAGTCATGGTTCTGCCTGGGCATCTGCTTTTAAAGAATTATTTAACAAAGAAATAGCTCCTTTTCCTAAATTTCATGCAGGAAAATCTCCAATGATTATTGCAGAATATTTCTGTAGTGTTATTGGAGAAGAAAAGCGAACTGAAGAATTATATTCCTTAAAAGATAAACATTTAGACATACACTTTACAGCTCCTAAATTATTGCCTGGTGTTAGAGAATTTACTGCACTTTTATCTAAAAAGAATATTCCTTATGGAATTGCTAGTAACGCAACTAAACAGTTTTTAAAAAATAGTGTTCATCATTTAAATTTAAATTTTACCACTGTTTTTGGCGTACAAGATTATGTAAAACCAAAACCAGCACCAGAAGCCTACATACTGCTTGCAGAAACACTAGGTTTTAAAGAAAACGATTTTAAAGATATTTGGGTTTTTGAAGATAGCTTAACAGGCACAAAAGCTGCAAAAGCAGCAGGAATGGTTGCTATTGGAATTACAACTCAATATTCTGAAGAAGAACTAAAAGAAGCTGGAAGTATTTTAGTTTTTCCTACTTTGTTGGAAGCTTATGAGTATTTGACTAAATAA
- a CDS encoding GLPGLI family protein — translation MKPLFTIILTFVTVVVFGQQNFQGKATYMSKTSIDLNNFARGGEQLSEARKKQLQARMKSQLEKTFILNFDKSSSLYKEDEKLEAPTTGGGGRGQGFGGFTSGGTQYKNTKDKVALEATEFFGKKFLVSDKMEQPQWELGAETKQIGSYLCYKATLLKDANPLDFSNFRRPGRGEEAEKKEEIKEVKQILVTAWYTPQVPVSNGPGEYWGLPGLILEINEGTTTTLCTEIVLNPSEKEAIEAPSKGKKITREKYTETVTKKMEELRQNFQNRGRGGNRGGGRN, via the coding sequence ATGAAACCACTATTTACTATTATTTTAACATTTGTAACTGTTGTTGTTTTTGGACAACAAAATTTTCAGGGAAAAGCAACTTATATGTCTAAGACTTCTATAGACTTAAATAATTTTGCACGAGGTGGAGAACAACTTTCTGAAGCAAGAAAAAAACAGCTTCAAGCAAGAATGAAATCTCAGTTAGAAAAAACATTTATTTTAAATTTTGATAAAAGTTCATCTCTTTATAAAGAAGACGAAAAATTGGAAGCACCAACAACAGGTGGCGGCGGAAGAGGACAAGGATTTGGTGGTTTTACTAGTGGAGGAACACAATATAAAAATACGAAAGATAAAGTGGCATTAGAAGCTACCGAGTTTTTTGGAAAAAAGTTTTTAGTTTCTGATAAAATGGAACAACCACAATGGGAGTTAGGAGCAGAAACCAAACAAATTGGTAGTTACCTTTGTTATAAAGCAACATTGCTTAAAGATGCAAACCCTTTAGATTTTTCTAACTTTAGAAGACCAGGAAGAGGTGAGGAAGCAGAAAAGAAAGAAGAAATAAAAGAAGTAAAACAAATATTAGTTACTGCTTGGTATACGCCACAAGTACCCGTAAGTAATGGTCCTGGAGAGTATTGGGGTTTACCTGGTTTAATTTTAGAAATAAATGAAGGAACTACTACTACTTTGTGTACAGAAATTGTATTAAATCCTTCAGAAAAAGAAGCGATAGAAGCACCATCAAAAGGTAAAAAGATTACAAGAGAAAAATACACAGAAACCGTAACTAAAAAAATGGAAGAATTAAGACAAAACTTTCAAAATAGAGGTAGAGGTGGTAACCGTGGTGGTGGACGTAACTAA
- the gldA gene encoding gliding motility-associated ABC transporter ATP-binding subunit GldA, which produces MSIKVTSVSKVYKTQKALHNVSFSADKGQIIGFLGPNGAGKSTMMKILTGFIKPNEGAVFVDEVDVLQNPLEAQKSIGYLPEHNPLYIDMYVREYLQFQATIFKVDKSQIEICIEKVGLTAEAHKKINQLSKGYQQRVGLAAAILHNPKVLILDEPTTGLDPNQLVEIRALIKELGKEKTVLFSTHIMQEVEAVCDRVIIIKKGELLIDKKLAELKENNQQVIEVTFDYKIEEQFINRLPNVVSYKNNYDNTWFITFESEEDMRPVIFDFAQENGLKILSLNTQNKNLETLFREVTA; this is translated from the coding sequence ATGTCTATAAAAGTAACATCGGTTTCTAAAGTTTATAAAACACAAAAAGCATTACATAATGTTTCTTTTTCTGCGGATAAAGGACAAATAATTGGTTTTTTAGGGCCAAACGGAGCAGGGAAATCTACGATGATGAAAATCTTAACAGGTTTTATAAAACCAAATGAAGGTGCTGTTTTTGTAGATGAGGTAGATGTATTACAAAACCCATTAGAAGCACAAAAATCTATTGGGTATTTGCCAGAACATAACCCTTTATATATAGATATGTATGTGCGTGAATATTTACAGTTTCAAGCAACTATTTTTAAGGTTGATAAAAGCCAAATAGAAATTTGTATTGAAAAAGTTGGATTAACTGCAGAAGCTCATAAAAAAATAAATCAACTATCTAAAGGATATCAGCAAAGAGTTGGTTTGGCAGCTGCAATTTTACACAACCCCAAAGTGTTAATTTTAGATGAACCAACAACCGGGTTAGACCCGAATCAATTGGTAGAAATTAGAGCGCTTATTAAAGAGTTAGGGAAAGAAAAAACGGTGCTTTTTTCTACACATATTATGCAAGAAGTAGAAGCGGTTTGCGATCGGGTGATCATCATTAAAAAAGGAGAACTTTTAATCGATAAAAAACTAGCAGAGTTAAAAGAAAATAATCAGCAAGTAATAGAAGTTACGTTTGATTATAAGATTGAAGAGCAATTTATCAATAGATTACCAAATGTGGTTTCTTATAAAAATAATTACGACAACACTTGGTTTATCACTTTTGAAAGTGAAGAAGATATGCGACCTGTTATTTTTGATTTTGCACAAGAAAATGGCTTAAAAATTCTAAGCTTAAATACTCAAAACAAAAATCTAGAAACTCTTTTTAGAGAGGTTACTGCTTAG